The following are from one region of the Oreochromis aureus strain Israel breed Guangdong linkage group 1, ZZ_aureus, whole genome shotgun sequence genome:
- the spg21 gene encoding maspardin isoform X1, protein MDEIKVSPDYNWFRSTVPLKRIIVDDDDSKVWSLYDAGPKSVRCPIIFLPPVSGTAEVFFQQVLALTGWGYRVISLQYPVYWDLMEFCDGFRKLLDHLHLDKVHLFGASLGGFLAQKFAEYTHKSPRVHSLILCNSFSDTSIFNQTWTANSFWLMPAFLLKKIVLGNFAKGPVDPKMADAIDFMVDRLESLNQSELASRLTLNCQNSYVEPHKIKDVAVTIIDVFDQSALSLEAKEEMYKLYPNARRAHLKTGGNFPYLCRSAEVNLYIQIHMRQFHGTRYAAINPAMVSAEELEMSSNQDSEDYQ, encoded by the exons ATGGACGAGATTAAAGTGTCTCCGGACTACAACTGGTTCAGAAGCACGGTGCCACTGAAAAGA ATtattgttgatgatgatgacagtAAAGTGTGGTCACTGTACGACGCTGGGCCAAAGAGTGTCCGCTGTCCCATCATCTTCCTCCCTCCAGTCAGCGGCACAGCGGAGGTGTTCTTCCAGCAGGTGCTGGCTCTGACGGGCTGGGGCTACAGAGTCATCTCG CTGCAGTATCCGGTCTACTGGGATCTCATGGAGTTCTGCGATGGCTTTAGGAAGCTTCTGGATCACCTGCATCTGGATAAA GTACATCTGTTTGGAGCATCTCTGGGAGGGTTCTTGGCTCAGAAGTTTGCTGAGTATACACACAAGTCTCCCCGAGTGCACTCTCTCATCCTCTGCAACTCATTCAGCGACACCTCCATCTTTAACCAGACATGGACTGCAAACAG TTTCTGGTTGATGCCAGCGTTCCTGCTGAAGAAGATTGTTCTGGGAAACTTTGCAAAAGGACCAGTGGACCCTAAAATGGCAGATGCAATTGATTTCATGGTAGACAGG CTGGAGAGTTTGAACCAAAGTGAGTTAGCATCGCGACTAACGCTCAACTGTCAGAACTCGTATGTGGAGCCACACAAAATAAAGGACGTTGCTGTGACCATCATAGAT GTGTTTGATCAGAGCGCTCTGTCACTGGAAGCCAAAGAGGAGATGTATAAGCTGTATCCTAACGCCAGAAGAGCGCACCTGAAAACGGGAGGAAACTTCCCATACCTGTGCAGGAGCGCTGAGGTCAACCTCTACATACAG ATTCATATGCGCCAGTTTCATGGGACAAGATACGCTGCTATAAATCCTGCCATGGTGAGCGCTGAGGAGCTGGAGATGAGCAGTAACCAGGACTCTGAAGACTACCAGTGA
- the spg21 gene encoding maspardin isoform X2 yields MDEIKVSPDYNWFRSTVPLKRLQYPVYWDLMEFCDGFRKLLDHLHLDKVHLFGASLGGFLAQKFAEYTHKSPRVHSLILCNSFSDTSIFNQTWTANSFWLMPAFLLKKIVLGNFAKGPVDPKMADAIDFMVDRLESLNQSELASRLTLNCQNSYVEPHKIKDVAVTIIDVFDQSALSLEAKEEMYKLYPNARRAHLKTGGNFPYLCRSAEVNLYIQIHMRQFHGTRYAAINPAMVSAEELEMSSNQDSEDYQ; encoded by the exons ATGGACGAGATTAAAGTGTCTCCGGACTACAACTGGTTCAGAAGCACGGTGCCACTGAAAAGA CTGCAGTATCCGGTCTACTGGGATCTCATGGAGTTCTGCGATGGCTTTAGGAAGCTTCTGGATCACCTGCATCTGGATAAA GTACATCTGTTTGGAGCATCTCTGGGAGGGTTCTTGGCTCAGAAGTTTGCTGAGTATACACACAAGTCTCCCCGAGTGCACTCTCTCATCCTCTGCAACTCATTCAGCGACACCTCCATCTTTAACCAGACATGGACTGCAAACAG TTTCTGGTTGATGCCAGCGTTCCTGCTGAAGAAGATTGTTCTGGGAAACTTTGCAAAAGGACCAGTGGACCCTAAAATGGCAGATGCAATTGATTTCATGGTAGACAGG CTGGAGAGTTTGAACCAAAGTGAGTTAGCATCGCGACTAACGCTCAACTGTCAGAACTCGTATGTGGAGCCACACAAAATAAAGGACGTTGCTGTGACCATCATAGAT GTGTTTGATCAGAGCGCTCTGTCACTGGAAGCCAAAGAGGAGATGTATAAGCTGTATCCTAACGCCAGAAGAGCGCACCTGAAAACGGGAGGAAACTTCCCATACCTGTGCAGGAGCGCTGAGGTCAACCTCTACATACAG ATTCATATGCGCCAGTTTCATGGGACAAGATACGCTGCTATAAATCCTGCCATGGTGAGCGCTGAGGAGCTGGAGATGAGCAGTAACCAGGACTCTGAAGACTACCAGTGA